GGGTTACAAGCCACTGCTTTAGCTTTATATCACTATAATTTTATCTTATAAAACAGGTTAGCTACAGCTGTAGTAGCCATTTAATATACAGAATGGAAGGTTCGTGATCAACTGGGCTATTTTGCAGAAATTATCGATTCTTTGCTCagattcaatttgtctgcaccgcttggttcgtcatccaaaaataagtattcaatgcttaaataactaacatatattgtttttgttgttcAAGCTTGATACGCCTGTCCTTTTCATCGCTATCAAAAAtgtgattttgattgaattgcaCAAATAGCGTAACCTCTGACGTCATGTAGTGCCAGTAAGtgcaaatgaataaaaataaataaacgaaGATATATAAATTATCATGTCAACATTTGAAACACTCCATAATTAAGAGACCCATACTTAGCATCATTAAATATGACTGCAATATTTCCCAAGGGATGAAATTTTCAAACCACAGATGTTTTTGACACAAGATAAATACTGATGACCTAGATATATCCATAAAAATAAACCAGACTACAGTGAATACAAAGTGATGTTATCTAGTAATTAATCAATCTGTTGTAAttcgtaatttaaaaaaagtttcgCTTTTTTATTCTGTTCACATACGAAAGacgcaatacatgtataattatataacaaaGGCGAACTCGGTTTTTATGTTGGCACAGACTGTAAACTATCCTCCTAGCGCATCCCTTTTGCAATTGAGGCAAAAGGTCCATGTTTTGCAGTATAAGACTATAATTATTACTTCTAACAAGAAATAAGGGAGAGAAGTTCTAGGGAAAAGCATAGAATAACCTCGAGGACAAACATATAATATAAAAGTCCTCTCGAGGACAAgtatataaagtaaaaaagaCTAACAaaagaatgttttcttttgGTGTTTCATGCGGGTGTAAAGGTAGCTTGCACATTGCAGAAAAAACCCATTTTTCCGCAATGCTAGCTTACTTCATAGCCCGTACGAAACACCAACGAACGACCTATTAATATCACCGTTTTAATGTTACTGAATTATACAatgaattttacataaaaaagctATTTTACAATACTAAAtcattattagtcccctaccggtttcaccggaggagactatagctttcctctgcgtccgtctgtctgtctgtccgtccgtctgtctgtccgtccgtccgtttgtctgtctgtccgtccatctgtctgtcccacttcagttttccacacttttttctttgtGCGTTttaggaataatatgaaatttgctgaacagcttcaaaatgtcaaactaaagatcaagtttacacttttgtagcgtctggttagcatattttcgtgaaaattaactttttatatTCCGCTTTTTTTAAtacgggttcggtgtgtattgcaggtctcacaacactatttttccgaaggttcacgtcaaaacatggctgagggaaaataattcccgaattccccttgGTTTTTAAgagttttccgccagcgacagggactgtactttttttatgagataaaaaacaatgtgtaaaatGCCTGTTTTTCCCAGggttttttgtataattacaatcgggttcgttatcggattggtctgttgattcggggtacagaagacggtaagaaatgatgttctgcataacagtgcattgttttcacaaatttctaccagcaAATACTAAATGGACTTGGCGATATCAcaggagataaaataaagagtattattttacctattttttattaaatttctatatcaacaatgtagtttgaatttcctctgttcttttatctctgattaaaggataacatctcgtttataatagtttttaaatagatgtatgcttcgaagctttcataaaataatacaagccggtaggggacgtgtattgcttatgcaatactctcagaatgttTCTTAATGTTAATCAGAACGTTATGCAGAGGGAACAGCCAGATGATTCTCCTTATATCTGAACGTTACAAGTTTGTGGATCCAAAACCTTCCTCTTTGTGTCCGTTCAGTGAGAACCAATGTCAATAGCCACTACATGCACTGTTACATCTTCCTATTTGTTACCACTGAGGTTGAAATGGTCGATGCCGTCGGACTCTTTGATTTTCGATTTTTTTGGTCTTTATGGTGGAACGGTGGTTGCTTTTGCGGAGGTCACTTGTTTCTCCAACGTATTGCTTTAAGCAACCATTTAAGATGATGAGATAAATGCAATTGTATGTGCAGCAAGACGCTTTACTTAATATGTTGTACGTTCGACCCATTATGAAACGTAATTCTAGATCTGTCCACGGTAGTGCTGTACTTGCACAAAATTTTGTTAGTATTAAGGATGGAAAGATTCTTTTTTAAGTTCTTGAACGGGATACTCTTTTCTTTGTATTGCAAAGATGGGATTCCAATATCTTGCTCTgttcttaaagctgaacaccgctcgtaaataggcactgtccgccatatttctctttaatcactgctgtccctacaacccttatataagggacagacctctaaacagttcaaagtacttcgctgtagaggtctcacctgtgtggacgtacattttgcctcgccgtgttacccggtcgcgatgaaattatcaaattttacgcactttttgaagccaggagaatactaacatcaaataaattggtcaatgcattatttacgaacagaaaatgaacataagataagaaaaaaatgcataaaatctaaagaccacgaaaggaatactacatgtcggccacgaggttcaggtgtgcaatcgggtgtaacgaaatcgaagggtttatataccaggtatctgtgtgacggtgcctatttacgagcggtgttcagctttaagagAAAAGATTCGTCATACTTGGATAGTTTATCTTTAAGGAGCACCTCTAAAGGTATGGTGAAGGCAGCAGCTTGATTGTTTAAGTTAGACATGAGAGTCGGTTTGTTTGATATGGATCAAGAATTAAATTAATGTTGTCATCTTCCAGACATTACAttcattttctgtaatttaaatttttcataattgtatAGGCGAGTTCTgggacataaaaaaaatattttaaaaattgatcgtCGTTTCAAACGTGAGGCATTTGCCTACATTGCGTTACGGCCGTGGACTTGAAGGGTGTTTGATATCAAATTGATATATTGCATTAAAAACACGATTTGTAAAGGGTCAAAACATGAACGTGAGAAAGATGATTAACTGTAATGAAAACTTTGCACAGAGTTTCTAAAACATGAATGAGCTTTATGAACAgcaaaaatgaagtttttaatatactttcattttcactagttatcaattttgttataattttatttccttACAGGGTTTgacatttagtttttttatttactagacCAGTCGGGCTACCTCAGCAATGTTTCACTAGCCCTGACCCTTTTTCCATTAGCCCTGACcaattttaacaattgaaaataGACTAAAAGTAACAACAAACATCAAATATTAAAGATTTCTCTGTTTAATTGTATTGGTATATCTTaccaatataacaaaaaaatatttttaaactccTTTACAATTCTCGAATTTTAAACTACTTAAAGTTTTATATCTGTTTGAATATGAATAATAATTTCAATTCAGAGTCTCCTTTCCTTAATGCTTGTTTGTAGCTAAGGTAATAGTAAATCATTCAAATTATGGTCTCCTTGCACGTTCACCACCATGCCACCATAAACTGAGTGCCCTTGCTGCGTTATAGTCCATGGGTTCAGGGCCTTGGATGGATACCGCCATTAGAAAATTCAACATGTCTGGGGTGAGCCTTGAACGCCAATCTGATTTTCATCTGGCCATAGCAAAAAAGCCACGCTCACAGATATCAGAAGACATAGTGATGCAAAGAATAATCTCTGCCAATACTAGGATATTTTTCAGGGTTTCCTTTTGATTGGGATTCGTGAAACGTCTGCGGTAGAAATCCTGGACGCTTGTGTTGTTGTTGTCTCTTTTCATTCTAACCTTTAAGGCTGGCCACTCCGTCTGCTTTAGATGGTCTATGTCACATTCAAACCTGTTTAACACACCCGCAAACAACTCATAGGTCTTCACCATACACAGCTTCTTCAGCTTTAGTGACAGGCATGTTTGCTGGGTAAAATATCTGCATGAACCTCAAAAGATGATTTGTGTCTAAGTCACCTATCCTTTTGTTGATATGATTCAAGACAGACTCAATAagtatgttttgttttcttttgaacTGATCTGCATTTAATGTAGGTGGTTTTAGTTTGACATCTCGAAATTTATACTCATCATTTTCATGTGTAACACTTTCAAGAAACTTATTCAGGCTTTTACTAGGCCTTTTTTGTAATGCAACAAGCTGGAGACCGGTTGTTTCCAGGGCCTCACTAGCATCAGGCAAGCAACAACCATCTTTTTTGAAACTGAAGGGAAAGTTCGCTCAGAACTGCAGGTACGTCTTTCAGAAAATGCTTATAGAGTAAAAGATCGTACTCTTTTAGATGTTTCAATACTAGTTTAGCTCGACAATTTTCCCCTCCACTGTATTTTCAAAGTGagtaataaatacattgtattgttTCAACAAAACATCCAGACAACCACTTAGATGGGGCATCCATCGTGTGCCTTGCAACTCCACCGGCTTTATCATCTTTTGCTCCATTGCCTCTGATACCAATTTAGTTCCCTTAAAGCCTTTGGACTTAATGGTAATGTTTGTATAAATTAAGGAGAACATATTTCAAATCAGAGAAAATTTTATTATCTCTCTCTTTCATAGCATCAACTGCCCCTAGCTCTAACCGATGACAAACACAATGCATTTCCACTAAATGTGGgacatcatttttcaaaaaagccGCAACACTGTTTTTCCTTCCTATGTTTACTTTTGCCCCATCTGACCCTATTGCAATAAGCTTTTCTTTCCAATTCCAGTTGTCACTTAAACTGTCAAGGGACGTTTCAATTGCCTCAAACATGCCAGCAGCATGGGCATGTTTAACATCTTGAATTTTCACAAACAAATTTTTAGGTATCCCATTCGCAACAAACCTGGCATAAActatttcattttcacaaattgaAACACCTGTGGCTCCATCAAACATTATAGAAATAACTCGTGCATTTGACAAAGGTCTAGCCGTTTCTTGCATAATATCTTTATGTATAAACTCCATAAATCTACCACATGCTTTGTTTGTTCGGTAACGTAATGGAATCTGGATTCCATTTTTCATTTGAAGTTGAATTAAATCGGGATAATGAGAAAATGGTAATTCTCTTTATCTATAAAATATGCAGTGTCAAAACAAGAAATTAACTGAACCCTTTGTTCTTGGTTCAATTTTCTTAGAGAAAGGTCTAAAGGCCCAACAACCCCCGGCATACCATcgttagccccccccccccccccccggacaaTTGCCAGTCTCTTGTGTACTTTGCATCGTCAGTCTCAACCTCACCTgtgtataaaaagaaaacagtgGACGATGTTTCTCTCATTTTTTCTACTCTAAACCTCTTGTATGCTTCTGTGTCTGAGTTGCTTGAGTCATGCTGCTTTAAGGAATCAATTCGAAAATTACTTGTCCTTctacatgcatgtacaaatcTCCCTTCTTTTccgtatttaattttttgcacGCCATGCAAAATATTACGTTTTCGCTTTCATCAAATTTAACCCATGGAAATTCCTCAGTCCATTTGGCAGAAGACGATCGTGATCGCTTTTCTTTctcatatttttgtttagtttCCACTCtgccttttcttttctttttatcttcATCACCCTGTGATGACGTTGAGAAACCGTATTTAAAAAGCGACATGTCAACATCGAAACTGGGTCACGTACACGTATCCATTCAGAACAGTTGTTGAATGTCgtgtttaagatttttaaatttaattaaatcatacTAATAATGATACAAATATTCATTGGCTGTACTTAAATTACGataatttgatgaatttaatgCCTGTTAGGAAAACGTGCAATTACGAAATGTgttgaatgtttaaaaaaaacaaaaacaaagaaagaataaaaataaacttcGGAAGCGTCAGTATTAGAAACTGACACTGAAAGTAACAATAAGCTTGTCGATACAcatatgaagaagaaaaaaagaagaagagaattgatatatattttagatacGATTTCAATAACGATTAACTTTTACATTGCAGTATCCAAAGGCCgacttgaaaaatataattcatgagataaaagaatatataaaaaaaattcagaagggtaatatacaaaaaacagtgttgaattcaaattttgttcATAATTCCTAAATTGGTTTCCGTATGTCTTTGCaataatatctttatatagCAATGCACATTACAGGTTAAACGATAGTCAGATAAAGTTCTTGCTCAAAGGTGAACATGTCACATATACATGCATTGGTGCTATTTGTATTGCTCTGTGGGGTCTCTCTGGTAGTGAGCACGTTTGTTACCACTGAAACACATGCTGGGGTCGTCCGTGGTTACAGGGTCTCAACACCATCAAATGGTCAGCTAGAGATTTACCTGGGGATACCTTTTGCTGAACCCCCTGTTGGGGACTTGCGTTTTGCTCCACCTGTCGAGAAAAAGCATTGGAGACCCCAGGTTCTTAATGCCACCGAATTTGGTGCCGTGTGTCCACAGAATATCAAATACATACGGTAAGATCTCAAATGATGGGGGCCCTGCGAAATTCTGTTGTAATTCACTGTTTGTATATGGTCATAGTAAAATATGCAATGTATTATGGGCCGATTAAAACAACACAGAAGTATACTGCTGAAAACgagaaaaatgtacaatgtgtgaCTTATTAGTATACTGAAGTTTTACTTTTTCACACAAATAATATATTAGATCGTTTGCACATGGCACTTAGGAAAACAtgagtatacatgtatggtttTATCAAGTAAAAGTCCAATCAACACAATTTTGCAGAAAATTATCGTTTCAAAGatttctcttttatttatttttcttctaaatttgaGCGCGACTTTGATCAAAATAATTTCTCAGGTTTGGATttatgattgttgtttaggAAACGCATTTGTTATGTTCTAGCGTTAAGTTAATCTCATTTAGATGCTTATTCTTATTATCTATTTTCATGATAGTCAAATGTCATAGGGGTTCAGATAATTGAATTTCCTCACTTGTTTTTATTCTTCATATTTCTTCATATTAAATGAACATCTTCATATTGCTACTAAAGTCACTTACAGGCATTAAAAAGTTCAAAGGGGATTAATTGGCCAGATAATTTACTTCGGGATTTACTCAGATGTCATGGTCTGATCTGTTATAGTTCATTTATCATTCTACACATAATTGTCATGTACAAACTTTGATTCCCAAAgatctagaaaaaaaatgttaaagctAGGAGAATaggatacatgtacagtgtatttacACCTGAAGATCAttcgaatcaaaatttaaatctttaCAATGCTTCAAGTTAATGTACATGCAACACATATCATCCCGTAGTATATGTTAGAAGTCTttggctaaaaaaaaattccttctgAGTCCGTCGGTAAATGTGCTGGGCTGATTTGACCTGATTGTTTTAGATATGTTATCTGGAATCAAGGGCATTCACTTACCTCTTCACTTCCTTGTATTAACCAGGCCACCAAACTGTTGCCGTTGCTTTGTCCCAACATTGCTTATGTGCCCTACCTGTGCAAACCTTACTCTTTTACTCAAAGTTTAGAAATAACAATCATCGAACCATGCTAAATTACGTTTTTAATACAACAAATACCATCTCGAAATGGTTAATAATCAATGCCTCCCAGTACaactttttaataatttcttaCACTATGACGTGATTCGTTTCCATTAGTTGAATTTCTCTACTTTTTGAATAGAATATGCACGGGGGACACATTTCTTAGTCTCCACTGAATTAATGTtttctttagttttatttttctctgCGAAATAATGCAAAGTCCTATTCCTGAACTCCCGCTGTTAATACCATACTTGACAAAGTAGCGTTCAGTTTTTGCATTCGGAAATTGTAATCGCTCCATCTGAGAAGCAAGTGAACTGTCGACTGTTCGTTTTACAGTATTTTCtttgggtttttgtttttggctTTCATAGGTGACATGCAAAAGGGGAGGAAGAAGATCTACACTAAAATCTCAACAACACAAAACacttgtcaaaatatcacaaTCTATTAAAGGAAGGGGATGTAGTAGCTTAGATGTTTAACTTTTATAGTTATTAATGTATTAACTTTTAATTTCAATACGATTTATGTATAGTAAAGGTTacaaaaatttcagattttatgTTTCATTGACGATACAAAGCAATTGCATTCTAagctttttatttataaaattaattagtatatatgtacatgtatctcgcACTTTGTCTTTGAATTTCATTCGTATGATCCCTTATAGGAGCAGATGAAAAGCGTACaagataaatatcaaataaatctttTAAGAAACGACTTTTACACAAATGGTGAACACATCttgaattatatcaaacaagCTCCAAAACttatgtcaacataattattgaaacatttttttaatagtaCACATTTTGGAAATggatatacaaaaataaatgaagacTGTTTGTATCTTAATATCTACGCATCTAAGGTGAGTATGAAtgagtaaaaaataattttaaaaaaaagggttGGGGGAATTGCGTAtatctataacttcaattttactATTGAAATCCTTATTCTGACATGCTCCAAAAAAATGAGGGCCAACCCcatgataattaattttttttaatgtaaatttaagatgtttgctgcgagaaaaagtgcccCCGGGCGTCCCCACCCCCTTCCTAGACTACGTGcctgaaaagttttcaaaagaTACCATGTTTGTGGGGGTTGGATgggtataaataaataaaaaagaaatcgttttttttttcttactagTGAAATTCTCCGGGTAAGTAGCGATTACGTgtgaataaatattgttatatcgatttcaattgtactcTTTTGTCAAATGTGATTGTACACGAATAAAATCGTCAAAAAGTGGCGGAAATGGCAACCTGGGATACactattataatttttaaaagaaggctTTAGCAAAAATATTGGGAAAATTGCTTCAAACGTTAAATTTACAACTTTTCGCATTATAagcaaaaatcaacaaaattaactAACAAAGTACCTAAACTTTAAAAGAACATCAACCACCCAGCGGAATTACTCCCTGTTATGGTATGGATTCATGGAGGATATTATGAAGCGTCATCGGGATCGGCATACGACGGAAGAATATTGGCCTCACGGGGAGAAGTTATTGTAGTCACTGTGAATTACAGACTCGGAGCCCTTGGTATTTAGATTCAgttacttttattgaaaattgattattttttaacgaCTTTATGCAAAAATGGTTGGCAAAATGCCATTTCAAAAATGTGCAAAATCGTTTTCTATCAATACCTTCAAATAAAGATTATTCTCTCTTGTTAGAACCTACATGTTTTGCAGGTATTTGCATTACAATTCCTTGTTACATAATACAGATGTACATGATTGACACAATGTATCACAGGGTTCCTATCAACGTTTGATTCAATGGCAACCGGAAATCAAGCACTTCTAGACCAAGTGCTTGCATTAAAGTGGGTCCAAAAAAATATTCGTAGCTTTGGTGGAGATCCTGATAGGGTGACCATTTTCGGAGAAAGTGCAGGAGGGGCGGCTGTTTCACTGCATATGTTTTCTCCTTTATCTGAgggtacccccccccctctctctttctctctctctctctctctctctctctctctctctcgtttcatgatatttgaaaaagaaatctaCATGTTTCCGCAGTTGAAAAAAAGTGctgcattttattttcaacactAGGATTATTTCATGGCCTGATCACCCAGAGCGGATGTGCATTAAGTCCTTTTGCTATATATAGACCGCCTTACTCGCAACTTAGCAACACCAGAAGCGTGGCTCTTTCACTGGGTTGTCCAGCCACCTCTTCCAGGGCAATGATTGAATGCTTAAGGACTAAATCAGCTCAAGAGATTGTTGAAGTGAAGccagtagtacatgtatgatggCTGAGTCGCCGACACTTTTGTTTTCTCTAATAATTCATAAGATGGCCCGATGGTCAACACACTACATTGAAATTTTAGATACGGTTTTATTGGCATAAACTATCAttgagtaaagaaaaaatccaactaatttaaataattttctaaaACTTTAAACTGagttttaatttcttataacGGAGATAAAACAATGACTACCAGGCCTTGGGTACTCAAGGTGGCATGAGACACCTGTAGATTTTATGGATAAACGTTATAATCagaaatactttcaccgtttTAGAATTTCcaggttttaaaatatttgaccaaaataaatgttttgaaattgtttttgaaaaggtaaaGATTGCGAAAGGCTCATCAAGAGCTTCTCTCTGTGGGAACAATTTATGGAAGAAAAAGAATCATAAACTAAtgcttaattttattgtttattttgctaGGATGCTCCTCAAAATAatgaaggtgtcccataccaccttaatactGTTtacgaaaattaaattttgtgaaaataatcaTATCAAACctattaagttttatttttgtttttaatttggaTTGAATCTAGTTTAATTCATTGTTTTAGAAAATCATTCGAAAAAAACCTTCAGAATGGAATCTTCATGAATAATGGTTTTCTTAGCTTCGAAGAAATTTCCTATTTTACAGTGTATCTTTGGAATTAATATGACAtctttaattttgcattttcctAGTACCCCAAGCTATCTCTAGCGTTTGCTCCCAGAGTCGATGGTTACTTTTTACACGACGTCCCCGAAAATTTGCTCAAAAGAGGAGAGTTTCATAACAATATACGGGTTATGACCGGGTTTGTAGATGATGAAGCGTCCATCTTTATACCAAGTATCTTCGACAAATCTGGCGGATATGACGTCCATTTCTATGAAGCATTGTTAGACGAACTTAGCTCAGGGTTTCTCCACAGAGAAAAGGTGCAGTCTGCTTTGATTTGTCTTTATCCACCTGCGATAAACAATTCACGAAAGAACGTGGAGACATACATGCAGGTGCTtatccttttaaagaaatacaaagtataaatattatagcaaatatttttatgtaaatttgtgTGCATGTCAGGAAACATTCAtgggtgtttttatttttatgttgaaTTTGACTGTTTAAGGAATATAAACTCGGATAAACATAATTCGCATGATTTCGTTTCAGACGACAGTAAAATCATGACgtacatgtaacttattttGACCAAAAACGTTTGCCCCAAATAAGCATAAGGACATTTTAGAAAAAGAGTGACCAACGTAACCAAATCCATAGGAATTCCGTTTGCTTAGTGTAATAACTTTTATTATAGagtaaaaaatgaataagtttTGGGTATTAGTTTGAATTTTAACTTGTGAGGAAGTTAATTTACatgtcaatgttaatttaatataatatttatacataattatgtcGTTTCTGAcatatattgtttttcaaattatatcTGCTATATGTCAGAAATATTTAGAACAGAAAATAAGAGAAAATGGTCTTTATTTAGGTTAAGAAAaatagaagaaatatttttagatgAATGCTTTTCTGGTAATTTTGTAATACCTTCTGATACTTTCTGCTTAACAGCTGGCGTCTGACTATGAGTTTCGATTTCCCACTATACATATGTCAGCTGATCTTACCAGTAAGGGAGTTCTTACATGGATGTACCAGTTTGATTATCTCTCTGCGCATACACCGGAACCTGAGTGGAAAGGTATAAAATTCCAGAACTTTTTTAGTACTTTCTATTCGAGCTGAGTCTTGATATTTCTCCTTTAGTTTCTATATGTTCCATACGGTCACAGTGCCAAAACGTTAGTTTTGATAGATATAACTTGTTTAAACTAGTTAAATTCAATTGCATATTATCAAATTGGTAATCGGCACGAACGcgcgcgctctctctctctctctctctctctctctctctctctctctctctctcatataccggtatatcttaCATTTGTATGTCTTGCTTGATATTACATTTATATCTAGCAACGTTGCCTCATATAACTTCCAAACCCATTGCTGAATGTTATCCCCCAAATCCAACCCTCCAATCAGAATAAGAGTGCTTTTCGTGTGAGGGATGCTAGATGAGAGTGTGATATATAAAATGTGCTGCAGGTGTGTACCATTCCAGTGAACTGTATTTTGTTTTCGGGGCTCCTCTGTTCAATTCGATGCCGTGTCCAGGACTTCGGAACACCACTTGCCCTCAGATATGGGAGACAGATAAAACTTGGGACCCAGAGGATGAGAGAATCAGCGAAATTCTGATCGATATATGGGTTTCATTTGCTAAATTAAGGTACAGTGTTTACAAAACGGGTTCATGCATGTGATTATGtccttaaacatattacatttagtacatgtatgatcatttaatattttggctGCACTTGAAAAAAGGGAAAGGGGTCCATGCCTCAAAGTGACTGTAATATAAACAACCTTGCATAATATTCTGCTCTACATATTATATATGTTGCAGTTGGTTTTAACATGTGTTTACAGTTAcagtattttgatatttgttctACTTGAATTATTGGTATGTACTAGAGATGATGTACATCAATGtttatatgttttgatcaggATATAATCATATTCTGATCAATAACATTTCAACACATTTGTGAGTTTGTTTGATGTGTAGGTAGGAGAATGAGGAGGCataaacaacttttaaattaaTCTTATCTGACTGTAGTTTCACGTTCTTTTGTATTACTAATAGAGTTTTCATgaacatgtacaataaaactagaaccatttttacaagagtttggactttgggtagCTGTGTCAAACAGCGATGTGACGTaggcatgtctatttcattgtcagccactcagccatggctctctgaaatcgacaagatttgtctggcttgtTAGCTaggactacgcaatcggtgcatattatGCTTGAAACAGCgacattttaaacttgttttgacaaggGAATTAATTTAAgatagtccatccataactatcacATTTCATATGtaatagattgc
The nucleotide sequence above comes from Magallana gigas chromosome 2, xbMagGiga1.1, whole genome shotgun sequence. Encoded proteins:
- the LOC105328166 gene encoding neuroligin-4, Y-linked isoform X2 is translated as MSHIHALVLFVLLCGVSLVVSTFVTTETHAGVVRGYRVSTPSNGQLEIYLGIPFAEPPVGDLRFAPPVEKKHWRPQVLNATEFGAVCPQNIKYIRTHFGNGYTKINEDCLYLNIYASKNINHPAELLPVMVWIHGGYYEASSGSAYDGRILASRGEVIVVTVNYRLGALGFLSTFDSMATGNQALLDQVLALKWVQKNIRSFGGDPDRVTIFGESAGGAAVSLHMFSPLSEGLFHGLITQSGCALSPFAIYRPPYSQLSNTRSVALSLGCPATSSRAMIECLRTKSAQEIVEVKPVVHYPKLSLAFAPRVDGYFLHDVPENLLKRGEFHNNIRVMTGFVDDEASIFIPSIFDKSGGYDVHFYEALLDELSSGFLHREKVQSALICLYPPAINNSRKNVETYMQLASDYEFRFPTIHMSADLTSKGVLTWMYQFDYLSAHTPEPEWKELPIRLL
- the LOC105328166 gene encoding cocaine esterase isoform X1: MSHIHALVLFVLLCGVSLVVSTFVTTETHAGVVRGYRVSTPSNGQLEIYLGIPFAEPPVGDLRFAPPVEKKHWRPQVLNATEFGAVCPQNIKYIRTHFGNGYTKINEDCLYLNIYASKNINHPAELLPVMVWIHGGYYEASSGSAYDGRILASRGEVIVVTVNYRLGALGFLSTFDSMATGNQALLDQVLALKWVQKNIRSFGGDPDRVTIFGESAGGAAVSLHMFSPLSEGLFHGLITQSGCALSPFAIYRPPYSQLSNTRSVALSLGCPATSSRAMIECLRTKSAQEIVEVKPVVHYPKLSLAFAPRVDGYFLHDVPENLLKRGEFHNNIRVMTGFVDDEASIFIPSIFDKSGGYDVHFYEALLDELSSGFLHREKVQSALICLYPPAINNSRKNVETYMQLASDYEFRFPTIHMSADLTSKGVLTWMYQFDYLSAHTPEPEWKGVYHSSELYFVFGAPLFNSMPCPGLRNTTCPQIWETDKTWDPEDERISEILIDIWVSFAKLRATHQTSLILPSGDVWNPFDERKEFLVINSTLEIKNHPRQRMLALWDKFDYLNFYAEPDPQSHCVN